From Demequina lutea, a single genomic window includes:
- the lipA gene encoding lipoyl synthase, with protein sequence MTLVPEGRKMLRVEARNAETPIERKPSWIRTTATMGPEYNELKALVKKGGLHTVCEEAGCPNIFECWEDREATFLIGGSQCTRRCDFCQIDTGKPEDLDRDEPRRVAESVRDMGLKYSTVTGVARDDLPDGGAWLYAETVRQIHALNPGTGVELLIPDFNAKPDQLAEVFASRPEVLAHNVETVPSVFKRIRPAFTYERSLSVLTSAQADGFVTKSNLILGMGETFDEILQALQDLHDAGCDLLTITQYLRPSPRHHPVDRWVKPEEFVELSEAAEEIGFLGVMSGPLVRSSYRAGRLWAQAMTRKGRNVPQNLMHLAKPMTARQEASALLAR encoded by the coding sequence GTGACTCTCGTCCCAGAAGGCCGCAAGATGCTCCGTGTCGAGGCACGCAACGCCGAGACACCCATCGAGCGGAAGCCCTCCTGGATCCGCACGACAGCCACCATGGGGCCCGAATACAACGAACTTAAAGCGCTGGTGAAGAAGGGCGGCCTCCACACGGTGTGTGAAGAGGCCGGCTGCCCCAACATCTTCGAATGCTGGGAGGACCGTGAGGCCACGTTCCTCATCGGCGGCTCTCAGTGCACGCGGCGTTGCGACTTTTGCCAGATCGACACCGGAAAGCCAGAGGACCTCGACCGCGACGAACCACGACGCGTCGCCGAATCGGTGCGCGACATGGGCCTCAAATACTCGACCGTCACTGGCGTCGCCCGCGACGACCTCCCCGATGGCGGGGCCTGGCTCTACGCCGAGACCGTGCGCCAGATCCACGCGCTCAACCCCGGCACCGGCGTCGAGTTGCTCATCCCCGACTTCAACGCGAAGCCCGATCAGCTCGCGGAGGTCTTCGCCTCGCGTCCCGAGGTGCTGGCGCACAACGTCGAGACGGTGCCGAGTGTCTTCAAGCGCATCCGCCCCGCGTTCACGTACGAACGTTCGCTGTCCGTCCTCACGTCGGCGCAGGCGGATGGCTTCGTCACCAAGTCGAACCTCATTCTGGGGATGGGCGAGACCTTCGACGAGATTCTGCAGGCCCTGCAGGACTTGCACGATGCCGGTTGCGACCTGCTCACCATCACCCAATACCTGCGGCCCTCGCCTCGCCACCACCCCGTCGACAGGTGGGTCAAGCCCGAGGAGTTCGTGGAGCTCTCCGAGGCGGCCGAGGAGATTGGCTTCCTTGGCGTCATGTCCGGACCGCTCGTCCGCTCGTCATACAGGGCCGGTCGCCTATGGGCTCAAGCCATGACGCGCAAGGGTAGGAACGTCCCACAGAACCTCATGCACCTCGCCAAGCCCATGACCGCGAGGCAAGAGGCATCGGCACTGCTGGCACGCTAA